From a single Hevea brasiliensis isolate MT/VB/25A 57/8 unplaced genomic scaffold, ASM3005281v1 Scaf1, whole genome shotgun sequence genomic region:
- the LOC110649476 gene encoding B-box zinc finger protein 20-like isoform X2 encodes MFALTSAKNDTSTAKEIIRKKRMKIRCDVCDMVEASVFCSADEAALCDACDGLVHHANKLASKHLRFSLLHPSSKHSPLCDICQERRALLFCQEDRAVLCRECDIPIHKANEHTKKHNRFLLTGVGLSTSSSLYPTTSSFNSCNPNTNTNSKSPRKPYLHNPCSFSNEIFGSPSVERASPSLAGHYTHNSYNISISTSSISEYLETLPGWQVDDFLDPSIAIPDSFCKDVIVETHEH; translated from the exons ATGTTTGCTTTAACTTCAGCCAAGAATGATACTTCTACTGCAAAAGAGATTATTAGAAAGAAGAGAATGAAGATCAGATGTGATGTTTGTGACATGGTTGAGGCGTCTGTGTTTTGTTCTGCAGATGAAGCTGCTCTTTGTGATGCTTGTGATGGCCTTGTCCACCATGCAAATAAGCTTGCAAGTAAACATCTGCGCTTCTCTCTTCTCCATCCTTCCTCTAAACATTCCCCTCTTTGTGATATCTGTCAG GAAAGACGTGCCCTCCTATTCTGTCAAGAAGATAGAGCTGTTCTATGCAGAGAATGTGATATTCCAATCCACAAAGCTAACGAACATACCAAGAAACACAACAGGTTTCTTCTCACAGGAGTCGGGctctctacttcttcttctttatacCCAACAACATCCTCTTTCAACAGCTGCAACCCAAACACGAACACTAACAGCAAAAGCCCCCGGAAGCCATACCTACATAATCCCTGCAGCTTTTCCAATGAAATTTTTGGTTCTCCTTCGGTTGAAAGAGCATCACCATCACTAGCTGGTCATTATACCCACAACAGctataacatttcaatttcaacaaGCAGCATTTCTGAGTACTTAGAGACGCTTCCAGGCTGGCAAGTAGACGATTTTCTTGATCCTTCAATTGCTATTCCTGATAGTTTCTGTAAG GATGTTATCGTTGAGACTCATGAACACTAG